From a single Corynebacterium kroppenstedtii DSM 44385 genomic region:
- the rsmH gene encoding 16S rRNA (cytosine(1402)-N(4))-methyltransferase RsmH, with product MADRHTGTHGHVPVMLERMVELIAPTVTESSENSAPSVILDGTLGAGGHTESFLERFPSAMVIGVDRDKKELSRTTERLSRFQDRFYPVHARFDNFDEALDDADHPVVDAFDAHGLSAGFFDLGVSSMQLDQVDRGFTYRDDGPLDMRMDTSTGKTAADVLNTYSHGELARILKTYGDERFAGPLARAIVREREKEPWSTSQRLVDLIYATIPASARRHGGHPAKRTFQALRVEVNAELDALRRVIPKVCSYLHLGGRAVFMSYQSLEDKIVKRELAALTESKTPPGLPIDLPNSAPDFHLVTRGSEKADEQENNKNPRAHSVRVRAVERTGYSHSSPPPGSTPARASGSSTTYSARSGSRHEAHREGREHLVSSAQQSISHREDVEGEQ from the coding sequence ATGGCCGACCGCCACACTGGTACGCATGGTCACGTTCCCGTCATGCTGGAACGCATGGTCGAGCTGATAGCTCCCACGGTCACAGAATCATCAGAGAACTCGGCACCATCCGTCATTCTCGACGGCACCCTCGGAGCCGGCGGACACACCGAATCCTTCCTGGAGCGTTTTCCGTCGGCAATGGTCATCGGAGTCGACCGCGATAAGAAGGAACTCTCCCGAACCACTGAGCGGCTGTCTCGATTTCAGGACCGGTTCTACCCAGTACATGCTCGTTTCGACAACTTCGATGAGGCATTAGACGATGCTGATCATCCAGTTGTCGACGCTTTCGATGCGCACGGTCTCAGCGCCGGTTTCTTTGATCTTGGTGTGTCCTCGATGCAGCTAGATCAGGTGGACCGGGGTTTTACTTATCGTGACGACGGTCCGCTGGACATGCGGATGGATACGTCGACGGGCAAAACGGCTGCCGATGTCCTTAATACGTATAGCCACGGCGAGCTGGCTCGCATCTTAAAAACATACGGCGATGAACGCTTTGCTGGGCCTCTCGCTCGCGCCATTGTTCGTGAACGTGAGAAAGAACCCTGGTCCACGTCGCAGCGGTTAGTGGACCTTATCTACGCGACAATTCCAGCCTCGGCGCGACGTCATGGGGGCCATCCGGCGAAGAGGACCTTTCAAGCTTTGCGCGTTGAGGTCAATGCTGAGCTGGATGCTCTGCGTCGGGTCATTCCGAAAGTCTGCTCCTACCTCCACCTTGGTGGCCGGGCAGTGTTCATGAGCTACCAAAGCCTTGAAGACAAAATTGTGAAGAGGGAACTGGCGGCGCTGACCGAATCGAAGACCCCTCCGGGGCTTCCTATCGATTTGCCCAACAGTGCCCCCGATTTTCACTTGGTGACGCGGGGTTCGGAAAAGGCTGATGAGCAGGAGAATAATAAGAATCCGCGCGCACATTCGGTCCGCGTCCGTGCCGTAGAGAGAACGGGCTACTCGCACTCGAGTCCGCCGCCGGGCAGTACTCCGGCGAGGGCTTCGGGATCATCCACCACATATTCAGCTCGATCAGGATCCCGGCATGAGGCCCACCGAGAGGGAAGAGAACACCTGGTCTCTTCCGCACAACAGAGCATTTCACACCGCGAAGACGTCGAAGGAGAACAATGA
- the mraZ gene encoding division/cell wall cluster transcriptional repressor MraZ: MFFGTFTPKMDDKGRLTLPAKFRDELAEGLMVTKGQDHSLAIYPRNVFLERARKAAAASRTNPEARAFVRNLAASADEQSVDGHGRITISPDHRRYAGLSKECVVIGSVDFVEIWNAESWNQYQAEHEESYANGDDAAFMDFL, encoded by the coding sequence ATGTTCTTCGGTACTTTCACCCCCAAGATGGACGACAAAGGACGCTTGACTCTTCCGGCCAAGTTTCGCGATGAGTTAGCAGAAGGCTTGATGGTGACGAAAGGCCAAGACCATTCATTAGCCATCTATCCGCGCAACGTGTTCCTCGAACGCGCTCGCAAAGCTGCTGCTGCATCTCGAACGAACCCGGAGGCTCGCGCATTTGTGCGTAACTTAGCGGCCAGCGCGGATGAACAATCTGTTGATGGTCATGGGCGAATAACGATTTCGCCTGATCATCGTCGCTACGCAGGGTTAAGCAAAGAATGCGTCGTGATTGGTTCTGTTGACTTCGTCGAAATCTGGAATGCGGAGTCGTGGAATCAGTACCAAGCCGAACATGAAGAAAGCTACGCCAACGGTGACGATGCTGCTTTCATGGACTTCCTCTAA
- a CDS encoding peptidoglycan D,D-transpeptidase FtsI family protein, producing MSNSSSRRPRNPRTGSSPDAPLRNSMAGTSLITGAKAAMRRLNLLRAIIIALLIVLILRLVWVQLIIGPNLSSQAQEQRRVKIAEPARRGTITDTNGEDLAYTMESSLLSVHPNKLRSFMEKRHEINPDSYPDPDQRMKDIADDLPRMIGDDDKADDVKSEDIEKKLTSDDDYSVLVRNVDPDKAEKIVKKYPEITAERQDVRQYPNGAIGENVLGKISQDGSGQFGLELSQDSDLQGTNGSYTVDIAAQGMAIPGSRRDEHPAIDGDSYQLTLDNDMQTFVQQSLEQAKANSGAEDASAVVLDAKSGHILSMATTGTIDPNGDIEKQLKEGKQFGDRTISNPFEPGSVGKVITAAASIEDKKTTPDEVLQVPGSINDSGVTVKDAWDHGVTPYTTTGIFSKSSNVGTLMLAQRVGPDSFNNYLNKFGIGQATGVELPNETSGFLPPRSQWAAGTYANLPIGQGFSTSLLQMASIYQTIANDGVRIEPRIVKSIKDPDGKEVSTDAPSETRVVSAQTARTVRNMFRGVVQKDSGNQQGTGPGAAIDGYQIAGKTGTAQQVDPDTGAYSNSKYWITFAGIAPADDPRFVVAIMLNNPARGVHGEGGQSAAPLFHDIASWALNRYNIPPSKEPGDTLLLQAG from the coding sequence ATGAGTAACAGTTCATCTCGTCGGCCCCGGAATCCCAGAACAGGGAGCTCTCCTGATGCACCGCTACGTAACAGCATGGCGGGGACATCGTTAATAACAGGCGCCAAGGCAGCCATGCGGCGCCTCAATCTTCTCCGGGCGATCATTATCGCTTTACTGATCGTCCTTATTTTGCGTCTTGTATGGGTCCAGCTCATCATTGGACCGAACTTGTCGTCGCAGGCCCAAGAACAGCGTCGAGTAAAAATCGCCGAACCGGCCCGACGAGGGACTATCACCGACACTAATGGTGAGGATCTTGCCTACACCATGGAATCGTCACTGCTGTCCGTGCATCCGAACAAACTGCGCAGCTTCATGGAGAAGCGGCATGAGATTAACCCCGATAGTTATCCAGATCCTGACCAGCGGATGAAGGATATTGCCGACGATCTTCCTCGGATGATTGGTGATGACGACAAAGCGGATGATGTGAAGTCGGAGGATATTGAAAAGAAGTTAACCTCCGATGATGATTATTCCGTTCTGGTGCGAAACGTCGATCCGGATAAAGCGGAAAAGATCGTTAAGAAGTATCCAGAGATCACTGCGGAGCGGCAAGACGTCCGCCAATACCCGAATGGTGCTATCGGCGAAAATGTTCTTGGCAAGATAAGCCAGGATGGATCGGGCCAATTCGGGCTGGAGCTCTCGCAAGACTCTGACCTCCAGGGGACGAACGGAAGTTATACCGTCGATATAGCCGCCCAAGGGATGGCGATCCCCGGTTCTCGTCGGGACGAACATCCAGCGATTGATGGCGATAGCTATCAGCTGACCTTAGATAACGACATGCAGACCTTCGTGCAGCAGAGCCTGGAACAAGCCAAAGCCAATTCCGGTGCCGAGGACGCTAGTGCGGTGGTGCTCGACGCCAAGTCAGGCCACATATTGTCCATGGCTACGACGGGAACGATTGATCCGAATGGAGACATCGAAAAGCAGCTCAAGGAAGGCAAGCAGTTCGGCGACCGGACGATAAGCAACCCCTTCGAACCGGGATCGGTCGGCAAGGTTATTACCGCCGCTGCATCGATTGAGGACAAGAAAACCACGCCAGACGAAGTTCTGCAGGTACCAGGGTCAATTAATGACTCCGGCGTTACTGTCAAGGATGCATGGGATCACGGCGTCACTCCGTACACCACGACAGGTATTTTCAGTAAGTCGTCCAACGTCGGAACCTTGATGCTCGCTCAGCGAGTCGGACCGGATTCATTTAATAATTACCTGAATAAATTCGGGATCGGACAAGCGACAGGCGTCGAGCTGCCCAACGAGACCAGCGGATTTCTTCCTCCGCGCTCCCAGTGGGCGGCTGGTACATATGCGAACCTCCCCATCGGCCAGGGCTTTTCCACGTCCCTCCTTCAGATGGCGAGCATCTATCAAACCATCGCTAATGACGGGGTGCGTATCGAACCCCGAATCGTGAAGAGCATTAAAGACCCCGACGGAAAAGAAGTGTCCACTGACGCTCCCAGCGAAACACGGGTGGTGAGTGCCCAGACGGCACGAACGGTCCGCAACATGTTCCGCGGGGTTGTCCAGAAGGACAGCGGAAACCAGCAGGGTACAGGCCCCGGCGCGGCCATCGACGGGTATCAAATTGCAGGTAAGACGGGTACAGCCCAACAGGTTGACCCGGACACCGGTGCATATTCCAATTCGAAGTACTGGATCACATTCGCCGGGATTGCCCCGGCCGACGACCCACGCTTCGTCGTTGCCATCATGTTGAACAACCCGGCTCGTGGCGTTCATGGCGAAGGCGGTCAGTCGGCAGCGCCGCTGTTCCACGACATCGCATCGTGGGCGCTTAACCGCTACAACATCCCGCCGTCGAAAGAACCAGGTGACACCCTCTTGTTGCAGGCAGGGTAG
- a CDS encoding DUF3040 domain-containing protein, translating into MALSEQEQRVLDEIENALYQEDPDFGKNVGSIQRGGAFVKVVALLILGLVLLVGGIALSQASLWFVVMSVAGFLVMFAAGVIGLRGDRSSKLTVGDRSDKATKKQRKARKSSLSSRPGGMEENFRRRFER; encoded by the coding sequence GTGGCCCTCTCAGAGCAAGAGCAGCGTGTCCTCGACGAAATCGAGAATGCTCTGTATCAGGAAGACCCAGACTTTGGTAAAAACGTCGGGTCAATCCAGCGTGGTGGCGCCTTCGTCAAAGTCGTTGCTCTGCTGATCCTTGGCCTCGTCTTACTTGTAGGTGGAATAGCTCTATCACAAGCGAGCCTGTGGTTTGTCGTGATGTCGGTTGCCGGGTTCTTGGTGATGTTCGCCGCCGGCGTGATCGGATTACGCGGTGACCGCTCGTCGAAACTCACAGTGGGGGATCGTTCTGACAAGGCGACAAAGAAGCAGCGGAAAGCTCGTAAGTCGTCATTGAGTAGCCGGCCGGGCGGCATGGAAGAGAATTTCCGTCGACGTTTCGAGCGCTAA